GGAGGGCGGCGTGGGCCTGACGGAGGTCACGGCTGATCAGCTGGCAGACGTGCTCGGCGAGATGCGGGACCTGGCGGCGGTCTCCTCGCTGGAACTGCTCGGCCAGTGGGAGGAGACGGCGCTGGTCCAGTTCGAGACCGTGCGGCCGCTGCTGCTCCTCGCAGTCCAGGGGTCGGGCGTCCCGCTGGAGATGCCGTTCTCCCTGACCGACGGGGAGGCCCGGTGGGAGATCACCGCGCCCCAGGAGCGGCTCTCGGATCTGGGCGAGCAGCTCGACGAGTTCGGCATCCCCTTCCGCGTTGAGCGGGTGACCCAGCACGTCGAGACCGAGCAGTTGCTCACGGAGAGCCAGCTCGAACTCGTCCAGGCGGCCGTCGAGCACGGCTACTACGACACGCCCCGGGACTGCTCGCTGACCGACCTCGCCGACGAGGTCGGCATCGCCAAGTCGACCTGCAGCGAGACGCTCCACCGCGCCGAGGAGAAGGTCGTCAAGCGGTTCGTCGGGGACCTGGCCTGACCAGTTATAGTAGAAATTGAAACTATTTACACGTCGAGGGACACCTCGGGTACCCCTCGAGTGTGTCAGTGCGTTCAATTTCTACTGTAGTCGCCGTCGCCCGTCAGCGCCGCCAGCAGGTAGGCCGCCAGCCCCTTGTCCAGCGGATCGTTGGCGTTGCCGCAGTGAGGCGACTGGACGCAGGCCGGACAGCCGTCCCGGCAGTCGCACGACCGAAGCATGGACAGCGTCGTCGTCATGAGGTCGTCGATCCCCTCGAACCCGCTGCGGGCCAGTCCGACGCCGCCGGGATAGCCGTCGTAGACGAAGACGGTCGGCTTGCCAGTGTGGGGGTGGACCGGCGTCGACAGGCCGCCGACGTCTCGCCGATCGCAGAGGTACTCGAAGGGGAACATGGAGATCATGGCGTGCTCCGCGGCGTGGATGCCGCCTGGGAGATCGCCGGCGTCATCGGGCGATTCGGGCGCTGACGTCGCTTCGCCCTCGCCCGCCTCCCCGCCGCCGTCCGCGGCGGCGACAGCCTCGCCCCGGCCGAGCATGGCCCGCTCGACGTCGCCGGGGACGGTGAAGTACAGCGCCTTCGTCTCCAGCGTCGTCTCGGGCAGGTCCAGCGAGCGCTGGCCGATGGTCTCGCCGCTGGTGGCGTCCTTCCGTTCGTAGCCGGTGATCTGCTTGCGCATGGTCACCTCGGCGAAGCGGACGGGCACGTCCTCGCGGGCGGAAAGCCGGTCCTCGCGCAGGTCCGCTTCGACGGTGATGTCCTTGTCGTGGAGAGTCCGCGTGAAGTAGTCCGCCCACGTGCGGTCCAGTTCGGCGACGTTCCGGTCGAGGTTCAGGTCGACCACCTCGTACGTCGTCCCCTGGTGGTGGTAGATGGCACCGGGGTGGGCGTCCCGCAGCGCGTCGCCGAACGGCAGGCGCGCGACGACGTCGCCGCCGTGCATCAGCCGCACCTCGCGGTCGTCGACGGTCCGCAAGCTGGTGTCGTGCTGGGGACTGCCGTCGCCGGCGTAGGTCCAGCGGACGCCCGCGTCAGTCGTCCGACGCTGCAGGTCGCCCGCGCTCTCCAGGCCGGCGACGAGGTCCGGGAACCGGTCCCCGAAGTGGCGGTCGTCGTCGGGTTTCAGCCACGTCTCCCGGGCCGCCGAGCAGACGTGGGACGGCATGAGCTGGTCGTTCTCCGGGTTCGTGACGGCCTGTTCGGGCGGGTGGTCGAACAGCCGCCCGGGGTTGCGCGCGACGTACTGGTCGAGCTGGTCCTCGCCGGGGACCAGCACTACGAGCGCCGGGTCGGTGCCGCGGCCCGCGCGCCCGGCCTGCTGGAACGTCTGCATCCGCGTACCGGGGTAGCCGTCCAGGATCACCGCGTCCAGCCCGCCGACGTCGACGCCCAGTTCGAGCGCGTTCGTGCTCCAGACGCCGCGCAGGTCGCCGGACTTGAGCCGGTCCTCCAGGTCCCGCCGGCGCTCGTCGGTGAGCGCGGCCTGGTAGGCCCCGACCGAGCGGGAGAGGTCGTGCTCGCCCCGGTCCCGTAGCTCGTCGGCGCACTCGCTTGCGTACCGCTCGGCCACCTGGCGCGAGCCCGCGAACACGACGGTCTGGAGGCCCCGCTGGACGAGGTCGACGAACAGCTGCTTGCTCTCGACGTGGGGCGAGCGCCTGCGCCCGCTGTCGCCCCACCCGTCGCCGCCCGCGCTGCCGTCGTCGTACGTCGGCGGGTTCCACAGCAGCCAGTTTCGCGGGCCGCTGGCGCTCGCGTCCTCGTCCACGAGGGCGAAGGCGTCCTCGGGTCGCCCCGTCACCGCCGCCGCGTGCTCGACGGGGTTGCCGATGGTCGCCGAACAGCAGACCCATTCCGGGCCGGCGTCTGTGCCGTTTCCTCCGCGGGCGTCCTCCTGAAACCGCTCGACGACGCGCTGGAGCCGCCGCATCACGAGGGAGACGTGGCTGCCGAACACGCCGCGGTACTCGTGGACCTCGTCGATCACCACGGTCTCCAGCCGCTGGAAGAACCAGTCCCACAGCCGGTGGGCGTGGGGCAGGATCCCGTAGTGGAGCATGTCCGGCGTCGTCAGCAGGACCGTCGGCTGGCGCTCCCGGATGGCCTCCTTCTCCGACTTGGACTGGCGACCGGTGTACTGGTCGACGGTCACGCCCGAGGCGAACCCGAGGTCCGCCGCGAGGTCCGACAGCGTCTCCGTCTGGTCGTTGATCAGCGCGACCTGTGGGGCGACGTACAGCGTCGTCGCTCGCCTGTCCATCGCCCGCTCGAAGGCGGGTACCGTGTACGCGAGGCTCTTCCCGCTGGCCGTCTCCGTCGCGAGGACGACGTTGTCTCCCCCGCGGACGGCCTCGACGGCCTCGGCCTGGTGGGCGTAGAAGTCCTTGATGCCCCGGTCCGCCAGCGCGTCGGCGAGTCGCCCCTCGACCTCGCAGTCGGCCGGCGTCGCCTCCCGCCCCGGGATCGTCAGCCGGTCCTCGATCTGGCCCTCGTAGTAGGGCCGGCCCCGGAGCCACTCGATGGTCTCGTCCACGGCCGGCGTTGGACGCGAGCGGTCCTAACGGTTGCGCCCGCCCGCGCAGCCTTGATCGCTCAGCCCCTGCCCTTTTGGCCGTGCTGATCTACCGTCGCCCATGGACAAGGACGCCGTCCGCGAGGCCGTCTGGGACGAACTGGAGGACAGCGGCGTCGCCCGGTTCCCCTTCCCGCCCCACGACAGGATTCCGAACGTCGCGGGGGCGGAG
This genomic interval from Halomicrobium urmianum contains the following:
- a CDS encoding DEAD/DEAH box helicase; translation: MDETIEWLRGRPYYEGQIEDRLTIPGREATPADCEVEGRLADALADRGIKDFYAHQAEAVEAVRGGDNVVLATETASGKSLAYTVPAFERAMDRRATTLYVAPQVALINDQTETLSDLAADLGFASGVTVDQYTGRQSKSEKEAIRERQPTVLLTTPDMLHYGILPHAHRLWDWFFQRLETVVIDEVHEYRGVFGSHVSLVMRRLQRVVERFQEDARGGNGTDAGPEWVCCSATIGNPVEHAAAVTGRPEDAFALVDEDASASGPRNWLLWNPPTYDDGSAGGDGWGDSGRRRSPHVESKQLFVDLVQRGLQTVVFAGSRQVAERYASECADELRDRGEHDLSRSVGAYQAALTDERRRDLEDRLKSGDLRGVWSTNALELGVDVGGLDAVILDGYPGTRMQTFQQAGRAGRGTDPALVVLVPGEDQLDQYVARNPGRLFDHPPEQAVTNPENDQLMPSHVCSAARETWLKPDDDRHFGDRFPDLVAGLESAGDLQRRTTDAGVRWTYAGDGSPQHDTSLRTVDDREVRLMHGGDVVARLPFGDALRDAHPGAIYHHQGTTYEVVDLNLDRNVAELDRTWADYFTRTLHDKDITVEADLREDRLSAREDVPVRFAEVTMRKQITGYERKDATSGETIGQRSLDLPETTLETKALYFTVPGDVERAMLGRGEAVAAADGGGEAGEGEATSAPESPDDAGDLPGGIHAAEHAMISMFPFEYLCDRRDVGGLSTPVHPHTGKPTVFVYDGYPGGVGLARSGFEGIDDLMTTTLSMLRSCDCRDGCPACVQSPHCGNANDPLDKGLAAYLLAALTGDGDYSRN
- a CDS encoding helix-turn-helix domain-containing protein, giving the protein MPRAELTLTLPEDVWIGELSRQYPGAEFRVLAAVPDEEGGVGLTEVTADQLADVLGEMRDLAAVSSLELLGQWEETALVQFETVRPLLLLAVQGSGVPLEMPFSLTDGEARWEITAPQERLSDLGEQLDEFGIPFRVERVTQHVETEQLLTESQLELVQAAVEHGYYDTPRDCSLTDLADEVGIAKSTCSETLHRAEEKVVKRFVGDLA